A genome region from Meriones unguiculatus strain TT.TT164.6M chromosome 19, Bangor_MerUng_6.1, whole genome shotgun sequence includes the following:
- the Prpf18 gene encoding pre-mRNA-splicing factor 18 isoform X1 encodes MDILKSEILRKRQLVEDRNLLVENKKYFKRSELTKKEEEAYFERCGYKPINEKPSGEIQPKEDDQKPLTSSNPVLELELAEEKLPMTLSRQEVIRRLRERGEPIRLFGETDYDTFQRLRKIEILTPEVNKGLRNDLKAALDKIDQQYLNEIVGGQESGEEDTQNDLKVHEENTTIEELEALGESLGKGDDHKDMDIITKFLKFLLGVWAKELNAREDYVKRSVQGKLNSATQKQTESYLRPLFRKLRKRNLPADIKESITDIIKFMLQREYVKANDAYLQMAIGNAPWPIGVTMVGIHARTGREKIFSKHVAHVLNDETQRKYIQGLKRLMTICQKHFPTDPSKCVEYNAL; translated from the exons ATGGACATCCTGAAGTCAGAGATTCTGCGGAAGCGGCAGCTAGTGGAGGACAGGAACCTGCTGGTG gaaaataaaaagtacTTTAAGCGGAGTGAACTCacgaaaaaagaagaggaagcatATTTTGAAAGATGTGGCTACAAG CCTATAAATGAGAAGCCTTCTGGAGAG ATTCAGCCAAAAGAGGATGACCAGAAACCACTAACATCATCAAATCCGGTGTTGGAACTTGAACTAGCAGAGGAAAAACTACCCATGACTCTTTCTAGACAAGAG GTCATCAGAAGgctgagagaaagaggagagccaATTAGACTATTTGGAGAGACCGACTATGATACTTTCCAGCGTTTAAGAAAAATAGAGATTCTTACACCAGAGGTCAACAAG GGCTTAAGGAATGATCTGAAAGCAGCTTTAGACAAGATTGACCAGCAGTACTTGAATGAAATTGTGGGTGGTCAGGAATCTGGAGAGGAGGACACACAGAATGACCTGAAAGTTCACGAGGAAAATACCACCATTGAGGAATTAGAG gcACTGGGGGAGTCCTTAGGGAAAGGTGACGATCATAAGGACATGGACATCATCACCAAGTTCCTGAAG TTTCTTCTTGGTGTTTGGGCTAAAGAATTGAATGCCAGAGAGGATTATGTGAAACGCAGTGTGCAGGGCAAACTGAACAGTGCTACGCAGAAGCAGACGGAATCCTACCTCAGGCCACTTTTCAGAAAGCTCCGGAAAAGG aacctTCCTGCTGATATTAAAGAGTCAATAACAGATATTATTAAGTTCATGTTACAGAGAGAATATGTGAAG GCAAATGATGCTTACCTTCAGATGGCTATTGGAAATGCTCCCTGGCCTATTGGTGTCACTATGGTTGGTATCCATGCCAGAACTGGCAGAGAAAAGATTTTTTCGAAGCATGTTGCACATGTTTTAAATGATGAAACCCAACGGAAATACATTCAG
- the Prpf18 gene encoding pre-mRNA-splicing factor 18 isoform X2 codes for MDILKSEILRKRQLVEDRNLLVENKKYFKRSELTKKEEEAYFERCGYKIQPKEDDQKPLTSSNPVLELELAEEKLPMTLSRQEVIRRLRERGEPIRLFGETDYDTFQRLRKIEILTPEVNKGLRNDLKAALDKIDQQYLNEIVGGQESGEEDTQNDLKVHEENTTIEELEALGESLGKGDDHKDMDIITKFLKFLLGVWAKELNAREDYVKRSVQGKLNSATQKQTESYLRPLFRKLRKRNLPADIKESITDIIKFMLQREYVKANDAYLQMAIGNAPWPIGVTMVGIHARTGREKIFSKHVAHVLNDETQRKYIQGLKRLMTICQKHFPTDPSKCVEYNAL; via the exons ATGGACATCCTGAAGTCAGAGATTCTGCGGAAGCGGCAGCTAGTGGAGGACAGGAACCTGCTGGTG gaaaataaaaagtacTTTAAGCGGAGTGAACTCacgaaaaaagaagaggaagcatATTTTGAAAGATGTGGCTACAAG ATTCAGCCAAAAGAGGATGACCAGAAACCACTAACATCATCAAATCCGGTGTTGGAACTTGAACTAGCAGAGGAAAAACTACCCATGACTCTTTCTAGACAAGAG GTCATCAGAAGgctgagagaaagaggagagccaATTAGACTATTTGGAGAGACCGACTATGATACTTTCCAGCGTTTAAGAAAAATAGAGATTCTTACACCAGAGGTCAACAAG GGCTTAAGGAATGATCTGAAAGCAGCTTTAGACAAGATTGACCAGCAGTACTTGAATGAAATTGTGGGTGGTCAGGAATCTGGAGAGGAGGACACACAGAATGACCTGAAAGTTCACGAGGAAAATACCACCATTGAGGAATTAGAG gcACTGGGGGAGTCCTTAGGGAAAGGTGACGATCATAAGGACATGGACATCATCACCAAGTTCCTGAAG TTTCTTCTTGGTGTTTGGGCTAAAGAATTGAATGCCAGAGAGGATTATGTGAAACGCAGTGTGCAGGGCAAACTGAACAGTGCTACGCAGAAGCAGACGGAATCCTACCTCAGGCCACTTTTCAGAAAGCTCCGGAAAAGG aacctTCCTGCTGATATTAAAGAGTCAATAACAGATATTATTAAGTTCATGTTACAGAGAGAATATGTGAAG GCAAATGATGCTTACCTTCAGATGGCTATTGGAAATGCTCCCTGGCCTATTGGTGTCACTATGGTTGGTATCCATGCCAGAACTGGCAGAGAAAAGATTTTTTCGAAGCATGTTGCACATGTTTTAAATGATGAAACCCAACGGAAATACATTCAG